The following are from one region of the Streptomyces decoyicus genome:
- the hypF gene encoding carbamoyltransferase HypF, whose translation MAAVRRTLRVTGFVQGVGFRPFVYRLATRHLLGGWVLNDMRGVTICVEGPRTAADAFGTDLYAQLPGLARIDTCEVLAEEPLREWNSTFAIRQSRPDGGSGGLVTPDSLVCADCVTELMDPGDRRYRYPLINCTNCGPRYSIIKGLPYDRPLTTMADFVMCPDCQKEYDSAADRRFHAQPNACWSCGPRVRLLSADGTEIGDGDPVRTAARMLRDGRILAVKALGGYQLMADPYLPSAVTELRSRKERSAKPLALLAADTATVARYAHLDAEETRLLESPARPIVLLRARRSSGLSPDVAPGSPTLGFMLPTTPLQHLLLADTSGVLIATSGNAPDEPMARTEEEALATLQGLADAFLVHDRTIHTRVDDSIARVVHRADGPVTVLLRRARGFVPDPLPAPFEVPPVLALGAELKNTVCLGSGTSLYVGQHIGDLKSPGNQRFFADTIGHLRQVFDVTPRYVAHDLHPDFHSTRYARSCADMEPVAVQHHHAHMASCMADNGLDRPVIGVIFDGTGYGTDGTIWGGEFLVGDYRGFERAGHLARFRLPGGDKAVREPARVAIALLTQYFGQDAASLPLGLLRDRDPFEVEVLMKMTERGLNAPLTSSMGRLFDAYSALLGVCEDVGYEGQAAIELEQLIAWDHTPATPWPLRLDDEDGCLVVDHRPWLESLLAGLTDGIHSTAGLSRAFHESVVHAVVEVCLRLSRTHGPADVVLSGGVFLNQHLLIRAEQELAAAGLRVHTHRRIPPNDGGVSVGQAMVAAARAVATDATN comes from the coding sequence ATGGCCGCGGTGCGCCGTACCTTACGGGTCACCGGTTTCGTCCAGGGGGTGGGTTTCCGCCCCTTCGTCTACCGCCTGGCCACCCGGCACCTGCTGGGCGGCTGGGTGCTCAACGACATGCGCGGCGTCACCATCTGCGTCGAAGGGCCGCGCACCGCGGCGGATGCCTTCGGAACCGACCTGTATGCGCAACTGCCGGGCCTCGCGCGTATCGACACCTGTGAGGTGCTCGCCGAGGAGCCACTGCGGGAGTGGAACTCCACCTTCGCCATCCGGCAGAGCCGTCCCGACGGCGGGTCGGGCGGGCTCGTCACCCCCGACAGTCTCGTCTGCGCGGACTGTGTCACCGAGCTGATGGACCCCGGGGACCGCCGGTACCGCTACCCCCTGATCAACTGCACCAACTGCGGACCGCGTTACAGCATCATCAAAGGCCTTCCCTACGACCGGCCGCTGACCACCATGGCCGACTTCGTGATGTGCCCCGACTGCCAGAAGGAGTACGACTCCGCCGCCGACCGGCGCTTCCACGCCCAGCCCAACGCGTGCTGGTCCTGCGGCCCCCGGGTGCGGCTGCTGTCGGCGGACGGCACGGAAATCGGCGACGGGGACCCGGTGCGGACCGCGGCCCGGATGCTGCGCGACGGACGCATCCTGGCCGTCAAGGCGCTGGGCGGCTATCAGCTCATGGCCGACCCGTACCTGCCCTCGGCGGTGACCGAACTGCGCTCCCGCAAGGAGCGCAGCGCCAAGCCCCTGGCACTGCTGGCCGCCGACACCGCGACGGTCGCGCGCTACGCCCACCTCGACGCCGAGGAGACCCGGCTGCTGGAGTCCCCGGCGCGGCCCATCGTCCTGCTCCGGGCCCGCCGGAGCAGCGGACTGTCACCGGACGTGGCCCCCGGATCCCCCACCTTGGGATTCATGCTGCCGACCACCCCCTTGCAGCACCTCCTGCTGGCGGATACGTCCGGCGTCCTCATCGCCACCAGCGGCAACGCCCCGGACGAGCCCATGGCCCGTACGGAGGAGGAGGCGCTCGCCACTCTCCAGGGCCTGGCCGACGCCTTCCTCGTGCACGACCGCACGATCCATACGCGGGTGGACGACTCCATCGCCCGTGTCGTGCACCGCGCGGACGGGCCGGTCACGGTCCTCCTGCGCCGGGCACGCGGTTTCGTCCCCGATCCCTTGCCGGCGCCCTTCGAGGTGCCGCCGGTCCTCGCCCTCGGGGCCGAACTGAAGAACACCGTCTGCCTCGGGTCCGGCACCTCGCTCTACGTCGGACAGCACATCGGAGACCTCAAGTCACCGGGAAACCAGCGGTTCTTCGCGGACACCATCGGCCACTTGCGCCAGGTCTTCGACGTGACCCCCCGCTACGTCGCGCACGATCTGCACCCGGACTTCCACAGCACCCGCTACGCCCGCTCCTGCGCGGACATGGAGCCGGTGGCCGTGCAGCACCATCACGCGCACATGGCGTCCTGCATGGCCGACAACGGCCTGGACCGCCCGGTCATCGGTGTGATCTTCGACGGCACCGGCTACGGCACCGACGGCACCATCTGGGGCGGCGAGTTCCTCGTCGGCGACTACCGCGGCTTCGAGCGGGCCGGACACCTCGCGCGCTTCCGGCTGCCCGGCGGGGACAAGGCCGTACGCGAACCGGCCCGCGTGGCGATAGCGCTGCTCACCCAGTACTTCGGCCAGGACGCGGCGTCCCTCCCGCTCGGTCTGCTGCGCGACCGGGACCCGTTCGAGGTCGAGGTGCTGATGAAGATGACCGAACGCGGTCTCAACGCCCCGCTGACCTCCAGTATGGGCCGTCTCTTCGACGCCTACTCCGCGCTTCTGGGCGTGTGCGAGGACGTCGGCTACGAAGGGCAGGCCGCCATCGAACTGGAGCAGCTCATCGCGTGGGACCACACGCCGGCGACGCCATGGCCGCTGCGGCTCGACGACGAGGACGGCTGCCTGGTCGTCGATCACCGGCCCTGGCTGGAATCCCTGCTCGCCGGCCTGACGGACGGAATCCACAGCACCGCCGGACTGAGCCGCGCGTTCCACGAGAGTGTGGTGCACGCGGTGGTCGAGGTCTGCCTGCGGCTGTCCCGCACCCACGGGCCGGCCGATGTCGTCCTGAGCGGTGGGGTGTTCCTCAACCAGCACCTGCTGATACGGGCGGAACAGGAACTCGCCGCGGCGGGACTCCGGGTACACACCCACCGGCGGATACCCCCCAACGACGGCGGCGTGTCCGTGGGACAGGCAATGGTGGCGGCGGCACGGGCGGTCGCGACGGACGCAACGAACTGA
- a CDS encoding zinc ribbon domain-containing protein, producing MPRWGEGRDLTRYLCAAAYLDREYARSLIKQVAAQPHLGVAAAPACDVPVVLRHAYLANARRHSRDLVLTVLFLLAFVFAFWVGHPGITLLVLLLSWATVLSFELSTKYGRHLQSLRPDRFDPAAAPLPLNADVAARLRQIREYADGNVTAYSGYSPFIGYGSELDSWSLTFDVTASSSPGVKPQDFDVTDLYTHIAERLGTLVLPCLEIEERLFVDGSGLLEDTRFLPDPLGRPVARIPFAQMDALKRTPEEGARPYLAVHSTGWGGELVTSLFLRFIRSESNLFVEAVPTVLFPLLDRYRVIDTLMPRPPLGELVTLFSQTLVSTVFVLVASPVRAIAGFAPDYGMTWRVRRQDKLITRLRRFDYGARQSVRRQAADTKHHRYFQKADSGMVLKTVEKRVLDALVEFAQARDIDVGDLVQRQETIINNGIIAAHGARVDSSSVASGERSRISMRVLNKIPLLNTD from the coding sequence GTGCCGCGTTGGGGTGAGGGCCGGGACCTGACCAGGTACCTCTGCGCGGCCGCCTATCTGGATCGCGAATACGCCAGGTCGCTCATCAAACAGGTGGCCGCCCAGCCCCACTTGGGTGTGGCGGCGGCCCCGGCGTGCGACGTCCCCGTGGTGCTCCGGCATGCCTACCTGGCCAACGCCCGCCGCCACAGCCGGGATCTGGTGCTCACCGTCCTGTTCCTGCTGGCGTTCGTCTTCGCCTTCTGGGTCGGCCACCCCGGGATCACCCTGCTGGTGCTGCTCCTCTCCTGGGCGACCGTGCTCTCCTTCGAACTCTCGACCAAGTACGGCCGCCATCTGCAAAGCCTCCGCCCGGACCGGTTCGACCCCGCGGCCGCGCCGCTGCCGCTCAATGCCGATGTCGCGGCGCGCCTCCGCCAGATCCGCGAATACGCCGACGGCAACGTCACCGCCTACAGCGGCTATTCACCATTCATCGGGTACGGGTCCGAACTCGACTCGTGGTCTTTGACCTTCGATGTCACGGCATCGAGCAGTCCGGGGGTCAAGCCGCAGGACTTCGACGTGACGGACCTCTACACCCACATCGCCGAGCGGCTCGGCACCCTGGTCCTGCCCTGTCTGGAGATCGAGGAGCGGCTCTTCGTCGACGGCTCGGGCCTCCTGGAGGACACCCGCTTCCTGCCGGACCCGCTCGGCCGGCCCGTCGCCCGGATTCCCTTCGCACAGATGGATGCGCTGAAACGGACGCCGGAGGAGGGTGCCCGCCCCTATCTGGCCGTCCACTCCACGGGCTGGGGCGGTGAGTTGGTCACCTCGCTCTTCCTGCGCTTCATCCGTTCGGAATCCAACCTCTTCGTGGAAGCCGTCCCGACGGTGTTGTTCCCCCTGCTCGACCGCTACCGGGTCATCGACACCCTCATGCCCCGCCCGCCGCTGGGCGAGCTCGTCACGCTGTTTTCGCAGACGCTGGTGAGCACCGTCTTCGTGCTGGTGGCCTCGCCCGTGCGCGCGATCGCGGGCTTCGCCCCCGACTACGGGATGACCTGGCGGGTGCGCCGTCAGGACAAGTTGATCACGAGGCTGCGCAGGTTCGACTACGGGGCGCGGCAGAGCGTGCGCCGGCAGGCGGCGGACACGAAGCACCACCGCTATTTCCAGAAGGCCGACAGCGGCATGGTCCTGAAGACCGTCGAGAAGCGGGTCCTGGACGCGCTCGTCGAGTTCGCCCAAGCACGGGACATCGACGTGGGCGATCTGGTCCAGCGTCAGGAGACGATCATCAACAACGGCATCATCGCGGCCCACGGGGCCAGGGTGGATTCCAGCTCGGTCGCCTCCGGTGAGAGGTCCCGGATCTCGATGAGAGTGCTCAACAAGATCCCGCTGCTGAACACGGACTGA
- a CDS encoding PP2C family protein-serine/threonine phosphatase, which yields MARVSWMLAALALLAGVLLNLFAPQPYMGLPLLAAAPLVAGAMLPFRSALIVVCVVCVVSVALDLERGRPPTPLYVDLAVVGLIGVLALAVNRLLVRQGRDLALARNIAEAVQRAVLPDPPREVGPLAVAAGYIAAQAEARIGGDLYAVQETPFGVRMIIGDVRGKGMGAVAAVSVAIGAFRQEAEYAPTLATLVQRLDEALAREAARSGPVPSTEGFTTAVLAEVSADGGTLSLVNRGHPPPYLVHGGQLVRLDPTLPQLPLGMGLGDLAPAGSTPVDVVRLPPGASLLLVTDGVTEARDAQGTFYDPAASRRMGRRFTEPDALLEALTKDVGRWTGDNYRDDMALLAVTRRRLPSRPPPRNG from the coding sequence CTGGCGAGGGTGTCGTGGATGCTCGCGGCGCTCGCCCTCCTGGCCGGTGTCCTGCTGAATCTCTTCGCGCCCCAGCCGTACATGGGGCTTCCGCTGCTGGCAGCCGCACCGCTGGTGGCCGGGGCCATGCTCCCGTTCCGCTCCGCGCTCATCGTCGTGTGTGTCGTCTGCGTGGTGTCCGTGGCGCTGGATCTCGAGCGTGGACGTCCGCCGACGCCACTGTATGTCGACCTGGCCGTGGTCGGCCTGATCGGCGTGCTGGCACTCGCGGTCAACCGGCTCCTGGTCCGGCAAGGGCGTGACCTGGCACTCGCCAGGAACATCGCGGAGGCGGTCCAGCGGGCGGTGCTCCCGGACCCGCCGCGGGAGGTCGGGCCGCTGGCGGTGGCTGCCGGGTACATCGCGGCGCAGGCCGAGGCGCGGATCGGCGGGGATCTGTATGCGGTGCAGGAGACACCGTTCGGGGTGCGAATGATCATCGGGGATGTGCGGGGCAAGGGCATGGGGGCCGTCGCCGCCGTGTCGGTCGCGATCGGGGCCTTCCGTCAGGAGGCCGAGTACGCCCCCACACTGGCCACGCTGGTCCAGCGGCTGGACGAGGCGCTGGCCAGGGAGGCGGCCCGGAGCGGCCCGGTGCCCTCCACCGAGGGCTTCACCACCGCCGTGCTGGCCGAGGTCTCCGCCGACGGCGGGACGCTGAGCCTGGTCAACCGGGGGCATCCGCCGCCGTACCTGGTCCACGGTGGGCAGCTCGTACGGCTCGACCCGACCCTGCCGCAGCTGCCCCTCGGCATGGGACTGGGGGACCTCGCCCCGGCCGGCTCCACGCCCGTCGATGTGGTGCGCCTGCCCCCGGGAGCCTCGCTTCTGCTGGTCACCGACGGAGTCACCGAGGCCAGGGACGCACAGGGGACCTTCTACGATCCGGCTGCCTCCCGCCGCATGGGCAGACGGTTCACCGAACCGGACGCCCTGCTGGAGGCCCTGACCAAGGACGTCGGCCGCTGGACCGGGGACAACTACCGGGACGACATGGCCCTCCTGGCCGTCACCCGGCGTCGCCTGCCTTCGCGCCCGCCGCCCCGGAACGGGTAG
- a CDS encoding SRPBCC family protein: protein MAIRHQLIERSPEELWAVLADGSRYQDWVVGTADSRPVAGNWPEVGSVIEYMVRLGPWELCGHTVVRRSDPPHGLELEVDSGRLGTARVAIEVRRWGPDCLVIVDEHPLRGPGGRLHNAGLDILLQLRHRSMLSRLADVAEEVPRGVRTGA, encoded by the coding sequence GTGGCGATACGGCACCAGCTGATCGAGCGGTCTCCCGAGGAGCTGTGGGCGGTACTTGCCGACGGCTCCCGGTACCAGGACTGGGTGGTCGGCACGGCCGACTCGCGGCCCGTGGCCGGCAACTGGCCGGAGGTCGGTTCCGTGATCGAGTACATGGTGCGATTGGGGCCCTGGGAGCTCTGCGGGCACACCGTCGTGCGCCGCAGCGACCCGCCCCATGGACTCGAACTCGAGGTGGACAGCGGCCGGCTGGGCACCGCCCGGGTCGCCATCGAGGTGCGCCGCTGGGGCCCGGATTGCCTGGTCATCGTCGATGAACACCCGCTGCGGGGTCCGGGCGGACGACTGCACAACGCGGGCCTCGACATCCTGCTGCAACTGCGCCACCGCAGCATGCTGAGCAGGCTTGCCGACGTGGCCGAGGAGGTTCCGCGCGGCGTGCGTACGGGCGCCTGA
- a CDS encoding glutamate synthase subunit beta codes for MTDPHGFLKFPRRPVPARPVEERLNDWHEVYEGQTLLPLVSEQADRCMDCGIPFCHNGCPLGNLIPEWNAYAARGDWRAAAERLHATNNFPEFTGRLCPAPCEAACVLALNADPVTIKNVEQAIADQIWERGYASPHPPQRLSGKTVAVIGSGPAGLAAAQQLTRTGHTVAVYERADRIGGLLRYGIPSFKMDKRCLDRRIEQMRAEGTKFRTGVDVGGDLDAADLRRRYDAVVIAVGATEQRELSVPGRELHGIHQAMDYLPLANRVVEGDYAAPPVTAEGRHVVIIGGGDTGSDCLGTALRQGAASVVQLDINPEPGDDRQEAEPWPVYPKVYRISHAHEEARGREGTDPRLFSSATLRFEGSAAGQVRALCLTEVEPTARKPRPDTERVIPAELVLLALGFSGPERGTGLMHQLGLTLDERGNFARDADFAAVTAAPAERGRQALRTGQDGVFVTGDAGRGQSLVVWAIAEGRATAAATDRYLTGSTALPAPVGPRDRPLVA; via the coding sequence ATGACCGATCCTCACGGCTTTCTCAAGTTCCCCCGCCGGCCGGTCCCGGCCCGCCCTGTCGAGGAACGGCTGAACGACTGGCACGAGGTCTACGAGGGGCAGACGCTGCTGCCGCTGGTGTCCGAGCAGGCCGACCGCTGTATGGACTGCGGCATACCGTTCTGCCACAACGGCTGTCCGCTGGGGAACCTCATCCCCGAGTGGAACGCGTACGCGGCGCGGGGCGACTGGCGGGCCGCGGCCGAGCGGCTGCATGCGACGAACAACTTCCCCGAGTTCACCGGGCGGCTGTGCCCGGCACCGTGCGAAGCCGCCTGCGTGCTGGCCCTCAATGCCGATCCGGTGACGATCAAGAACGTCGAGCAGGCCATCGCCGACCAGATCTGGGAGCGCGGGTACGCGTCACCGCACCCGCCGCAGCGGCTCAGCGGGAAGACCGTCGCCGTCATAGGCTCCGGGCCCGCCGGGCTGGCGGCGGCCCAACAGCTCACCCGTACCGGCCACACCGTCGCCGTCTACGAACGCGCCGACCGCATCGGCGGGCTGCTGCGCTACGGCATCCCCTCGTTCAAGATGGACAAACGGTGTCTGGACCGCCGCATCGAGCAGATGCGGGCGGAGGGCACCAAGTTCCGCACGGGCGTGGACGTCGGCGGTGATCTCGACGCAGCCGACCTCAGACGGCGTTACGACGCGGTGGTCATCGCCGTCGGAGCCACCGAGCAGCGGGAGCTTTCGGTCCCCGGCCGCGAACTGCACGGCATCCATCAGGCCATGGACTACCTGCCGCTGGCCAACCGGGTCGTGGAGGGCGACTACGCCGCGCCCCCCGTCACGGCCGAGGGCCGGCACGTGGTGATCATCGGTGGCGGGGACACCGGCTCGGACTGCCTGGGCACCGCCCTGCGCCAGGGCGCGGCCTCCGTGGTGCAGCTGGACATCAATCCGGAGCCGGGCGACGACCGGCAGGAGGCCGAGCCCTGGCCCGTCTATCCGAAGGTCTACCGGATCTCCCATGCCCATGAAGAGGCCCGGGGCCGGGAGGGCACGGATCCGAGGCTCTTCTCCTCCGCCACCCTCCGGTTCGAAGGGAGCGCAGCCGGCCAGGTGCGCGCGCTGTGTCTGACGGAGGTGGAGCCCACGGCCAGGAAGCCACGGCCGGATACCGAGCGGGTGATCCCGGCGGAGCTGGTCCTGCTCGCTCTCGGCTTCTCCGGTCCCGAACGGGGCACCGGTCTGATGCACCAGCTCGGGCTCACGCTGGACGAGCGGGGGAACTTTGCCCGGGACGCCGACTTCGCTGCCGTGACGGCGGCGCCGGCCGAGCGGGGCAGGCAGGCGCTGCGCACCGGGCAGGACGGGGTCTTCGTCACGGGCGACGCGGGGCGCGGCCAGTCGCTCGTGGTGTGGGCCATCGCGGAGGGGCGGGCCACCGCGGCGGCCACGGACCGTTATCTGACCGGTTCCACCGCGCTCCCCGCCCCGGTCGGTCCCAGGGACCGGCCCCTGGTGGCATGA
- a CDS encoding LacI family DNA-binding transcriptional regulator, with the protein MSDTEPFRAVTATDVARVAGVSQSTVSLVLNGKGRGRISDKTVRRVTETAQRMGYRINQSARHLRLGASGTVLLAVPTLTNNAFAAVHAGAARRGAEHGLGLVVFPLSAEDGTSPFSAPQQALDGVIACSMPAKTVADVSAGVPLVVLDDAPAPGIPAVTMDVSGGMALALNRLLALGHRRIAHVRADRPAWTFEQRAQAFDLGVHTRPDVIAQRIPCPFAPSMVKERMMPVLSAPDRPTAVVCDDDNMATGVYSAAMSLGLTIGTDLSVIGFNDAPTASQVTPGLTSVRLPLEDLGDQGMRMLVGLRGGVTADPDPLPVALVERGSTGPAPQV; encoded by the coding sequence ATGTCCGATACCGAACCTTTCCGTGCTGTTACCGCGACGGATGTCGCCCGTGTTGCCGGGGTCTCTCAGTCGACGGTTTCCCTGGTACTGAACGGAAAAGGCCGCGGTCGTATCAGCGACAAGACGGTGCGACGCGTTACCGAGACCGCACAGCGGATGGGCTATCGCATCAATCAGTCGGCCCGCCATCTCCGGCTGGGAGCCAGTGGCACGGTCCTGCTCGCCGTTCCCACCCTCACCAACAACGCCTTCGCCGCGGTCCATGCGGGTGCGGCCCGCCGAGGGGCCGAACACGGTCTCGGCCTCGTGGTCTTCCCGCTCAGCGCCGAGGACGGCACCAGCCCGTTCTCCGCGCCGCAGCAGGCACTCGACGGAGTCATCGCGTGCTCCATGCCCGCGAAGACGGTCGCCGACGTGAGCGCGGGAGTGCCCCTGGTCGTGCTCGACGACGCGCCGGCGCCGGGCATCCCGGCTGTGACGATGGACGTCAGCGGGGGCATGGCCCTGGCCTTGAACCGGCTGCTCGCCCTGGGGCACCGGCGCATCGCCCATGTCCGGGCCGACCGGCCCGCATGGACCTTCGAGCAGCGGGCGCAGGCTTTCGACCTGGGCGTTCACACCCGGCCCGACGTCATTGCGCAGCGGATCCCATGCCCCTTCGCCCCGTCCATGGTCAAGGAACGCATGATGCCGGTGCTGTCCGCACCGGACCGGCCCACCGCCGTCGTCTGCGATGACGACAACATGGCGACCGGCGTCTACTCCGCGGCGATGAGCCTCGGGCTGACCATCGGCACGGATCTTTCCGTGATCGGCTTCAACGACGCCCCCACCGCCTCCCAGGTCACCCCCGGGCTGACCAGCGTCCGTCTTCCGCTGGAGGATCTGGGCGACCAGGGGATGCGGATGCTGGTCGGGCTGCGTGGCGGGGTGACGGCGGATCCCGACCCGTTGCCGGTCGCCCTCGTCGAGCGGGGCTCCACCGGCCCGGCGCCGCAGGTGTGA
- a CDS encoding SAM-dependent methyltransferase — MNREQISGLAHAEHPIKSPLDDNSVRQLLERCLPRGDERVLDLGCGGGEWLLRALAMHPQLEAEGVDISESDLAQARQAAARRGVQERLVLHRREAERFTSPHPFDLVLSVGAAHAFGGLLPTLAAARKHLAPGGHVLIGDGFWEREPSPEAVEMLGEFADLATTLDRVVADGWTPVHGHVSSRSELDAYEWACWGSLAAWALDHPADPDSAQVLETAATRRSEWLRVYRDTWGFVSLVLRRTSP; from the coding sequence GTGAATCGTGAACAGATCTCCGGGCTGGCCCATGCCGAGCACCCGATAAAGTCCCCGCTCGACGACAACTCCGTGCGCCAACTGCTGGAACGCTGCCTTCCGCGTGGCGACGAGCGGGTGCTCGACCTGGGGTGCGGGGGTGGGGAATGGCTTCTGCGCGCCCTGGCCATGCACCCGCAGTTGGAGGCCGAGGGCGTCGACATCTCCGAGAGCGACCTGGCGCAGGCCCGGCAGGCCGCGGCCCGCCGCGGCGTCCAGGAGCGCCTCGTACTCCACCGGCGAGAAGCCGAACGCTTCACCTCCCCGCACCCGTTCGACCTGGTGCTCAGCGTCGGCGCCGCGCACGCCTTCGGCGGCCTGCTGCCCACCCTGGCGGCGGCACGCAAGCACCTGGCCCCTGGGGGACACGTACTGATCGGCGACGGCTTCTGGGAGCGCGAGCCCTCACCGGAAGCCGTCGAGATGCTCGGGGAGTTCGCGGACCTGGCGACCACGCTGGACCGCGTCGTCGCCGACGGGTGGACTCCTGTGCACGGCCATGTCAGCTCCCGCAGTGAGCTGGACGCCTACGAGTGGGCCTGCTGGGGTTCGCTGGCCGCATGGGCCCTGGACCACCCCGCCGACCCGGACAGCGCGCAGGTGCTCGAGACCGCTGCCACGCGGCGCTCCGAATGGCTCCGCGTCTACCGGGACACCTGGGGCTTCGTCAGCCTGGTCCTGCGTCGAACGTCCCCCTGA